In the Arachis ipaensis cultivar K30076 chromosome B04, Araip1.1, whole genome shotgun sequence genome, GTCCCAAAATTGGTAAAAAACATTGCTGAAGGGTTCGGAACAGGGGACCTACTGCATACAAGGTCCCCTCTTATGCCACTATGCCATCACGTTTCTCATTAACATATACACCAAAAGATAATTATATACTAACTTTAAAGCggttcagcctctatccatttggtgtagtagtcgatggcaaCTACGAGATATTTAACTTGCCCCGGACTAACTGGGAAAGGtcccaagaggtcgactccccattgtgcaAAAGGTCGGGAGGACGTCAATAGGCTTAGTTCGGTTGCCGgtgctttgtggaagttggcgttctctTGGCACTTAACGCATTTCCTTACGAACTCTTTGGAGTCCGTCATCATCGATggccagtaatatccagctcggatgagctttcttgctagacctttgcccccgatgtggtggccacagcacccctcatggacttctcttagcacgtagtccgtctggtcgggatGCAGGCACTTCAGCAAGGGTTGGCTAAGTCCCTTTTTGAACAGTTGGCCCTGTATGATCGCATATTTGGCTGCCTCTCTTCTCAACGCTTTAGCTTCCTTCTCATCTTAAGGGAGTTTGCCATTTTCTTGGTAATCAGTGATGGGGTCCATCCAGGAGGGGCTTATCTTTGTCAGGTGGAGGGCAACTGCTGGTTCTTTTATCATGCCTTGAATGAGGGACCGGTTGCCGGCTCCTGGTTTCGTGCTCGCTAGCTTggataggaggtctgcccgtgtgttcctttccctTAGAACGTGTTGGACCGCGACCTCCTCAAACTGTTTGCTCAGCTCTTTGACCTTATCCAAGTACTTTTGCAATAGCgagtctctggcttggtagcttTCATTTACTTGCGAGGTCACGACCtgtgagtcgctgcatacttccAGCCTCGTAGCCCCGACTTTCCGAGCTAAGATCAAGCCGCCTAGAAGGgcctcatattccgcttggttgttcGATACGGGAAACTCGAACTTGATTGATTGTTCGTATATGACCCCAGCAGAACTTTCCAAGATGATCCCGGCACctccggacgtttggttggagtCCCCGTCCACATGGAGCCTCCACCATATGCCCGCTTCCTCGGTCGGGTCCCCCGCTACTTCTACCAAGAAGTCCGCCATTGCTTGTGCCTTGATCGCATATCGGGGCTCATTCTTCCCGCTAAGTCAGGTTTTTGGAGCACTTGGCGGATTCCCTGGTCCGTTCTCACGACCACTTGGTGACCCTGGAAGTATTGCCGTAGTCTTCGGGAGGAAGTTAGCAGTGCTAGAGCCAGCTTCTCTAATTTGCTGTATCTCAATTCTGCTCCTTGCAGTGCTTTACTCACGAAGTAAATTGGTTGTTGAACCTTCCCTTCTTCCCATACCAAAACTGCCACCAGCGCTTCATCCGTTATGGCCAGGTACAGGTAGAGTGGTTCTCCGACTTTGGGCTTCCCGAGCACGGGTGGTGTGGCGAGGATCTCTTTGAAATGTTTAAATGCTTCCTCACAAGCCGGGGTCCATTCAAACACTATCCTTTTTTTCATAAGATTGAAAAATGGTAGCGCCCTAGCAGCCGATGCTCCAAGAAAACGGGATAAGGCGGTGAGTCTGCCCGACAGCCTCTGAACATCCTTAACGCAGCCCGGACTCTTCATTTGGAGTATCGCTTGGCACTTTTCCGCGTTGGCTTCGACCTttctttgggttatcatgaacccTAGGAACTTTCCCGCTTCCATGGCAAATGCGCATTTgagtgggttgagcctcatgccgtgtcgtTGGAGGGAAGAGAACACATTTCCCAGGTCGCTTATGAGGTTCTTAGGCCAGGTGGTCTTTGCGAGGATATCATCTACATACACCTCTACCGTTTTTCTTATGAGGTCGCTAAATATCTTGTTCATTAGCCTTTGGTACGTTGCCCCAGCGTTCTTCAGGCCGAACGGCATTACCTTGTAACATGAGTTGGGGGTTTATCCCCGGCATGTCGGTTGGCGTCCATGCAAATAGGTCGCCGTTGGCCCTTATCATTTCCATTAGAGGTTCCTTCAAGTCGTGTGGGAGGTTTCTGTTCACGAAGGTGAACTTCTCCTCCGTGTCCCCGACTCTGAACCTCTCTAAGTTCCCTTCCGGCTCGGGTCTCGGCTTGTCGCTGACTCTAGCGTCCAAGTCGGCAAGGAACACCCCCGATGCCTCTTTAGATTTCTTCCTTAAGGAGAGGCTGGCattgtcgcaagcgactgccatTTCCAGGTCTCCTTTTATGGATCCCACGGATCCGTCGTCAGCGACGAACTTCATTATCAACATCTTTGTGCTGATCACTGCTCCGAGGTCGTTGATAGTCTTTCTCCCTAGGATGACATTGTAGGCTGTAGAGTCTCGTAGAACCACGAACTCGGCCATTACCGACCTTCGCCCCTGCCCTGATCCTACAGATATTGGTAGGGAAATTATCCCATCTGGTTTGATGAAGTGGTCGCCCAAACCTACAACACCGTGCTGGTGCGTCTTTAGATCAGCATCTCGTAGGCCCAGGGCGTCGAACACGTTGCGAAACATGATATTCGAGTCAGCCCCGGTGTCCACGAGGATTCACTTGACGAGGCCGGTTCCCACTCTGGCCGTGATAACCATGGGAGGGTTTTCTGCGGCCTCCTCGAACCATTGGTCCTCTGGACCGAATGAGATGGGTGGGAGCCTCTTGGAGCTTCGCACAGTGGATGAGGAAACCGCCAGGACCTTGGCGTCTTTCTTGTGTGCCGACCTCGACCTTGGAGGTGCGTCTCTTGCCGTTACCACGTTCACTATGGTAAGGCCGTGTTCGTTGTCCTCCGGCTCGTGACGTCGCTTTGCCGCACGGGTCTTGTCCTCTCCTTCGCAGTCGCGATCTCACCTCCTTGGCTCCCTGATGAGATGGGAGAATTCGGCCAGTTTACCATCCCAGATCGCTTGTTCCAGCGCGTCCTTCAGGTCGAAGCAATCCTGTGTCTTGTGTCCATAGCCTTTGTGATAATCACAATAGAGACTCTTGTTTCCCCCGGTCTGGTCCTTCAGAGGTCAAGGCTTCGACAAAATTCCCTTCTCTGCTATCTGTTGATAAACTTCTATGATGGGGACAGTGAGGGGGTGTAATTGGTGAACTTCCCGACTCGAGGAAACGGCCTGGGTGCCTTGTTCGGACCGCCGTCTCTGGCGTGTTCCTTCTGTCTTTCTCTGTTGCCGTGCTGTCGGGTTTTATTGTAGGagggctgccgtttgttggcagccacgacctggctgacttcttcatCGTTAATGTATTCCCTGGCTACACtttggatctcctgcattgtccataCCGGCTTTGTGGTGAGGTGTTTTCTGAAGTCCTCGTTTAGGAGTCCATTCGTCAGGCACAGGCTAGGAACCGAATCAGTTAGCCCGTCGGGTTTCCAAGCACTCGTCGTTGAAACGGTCTAGATATTTCCTGGTCGGTTCGCCGGACCTCTGCGTCACCCCGAGCAGATTGATCGGGTGCTTTGCCTTTGCGATTCTGGTAGTAAATTGGGCTAAGAAGGCGTGGCAAATATCCGAAAATCTGGCCACCGAGTCCGTCGGGAGGCTATTAAACCACCGTATCGCAGGTCCCACGAGAGTTACCGGGAAAGCTCGGCACTTTACTTCGTCTCCCACTCCCTCCAGGTTCATCCTTGCCTCGAAGGCCGTAAGGTGCTCCTGCGGGTCTTGGgttccgtcgtacctcatgtccgttggcttgtcaaacTGCTTTGACAGTCGGACTTCGAGGATGGAACGATGAAATGGGGTTGCGCCCATTATCACTGGTCCCCGCGTTCTCCTTGTTCTTTCCTCGCCGTCTTCCCGGTCTCGATCTGTGGTTCGTCTCCGTTTGCGCCTGGTGTAGATGATGGGGTCGCGGCGTCTCCTTGGGCGTCCTTCCTCCCTGGCGCTCTCGGGCTCAGATCGTGGGCTAGCTGTTCGCCGGGAGTGGCTTCTCGGAGGGGAACGGGAGTAGCTTGATTCGGGAGTTTGTTGGCAATGTTCCCGATCTTCCAACCGGCGCTCCAGGTCCTGCATCCTGTGACGCAGTTCCTGCATTATTCTGGCGCTGTTGTCGCCAGTTTTCCCGAAGGGGCGCCTTTCTTGAGATCGTGAGGTTCGTCGTGGAGGGGACCTCGTACGCTCCCGGGAGGAAGCCACGGAGGCTTCTCCTCTGCGCTCGGTCTCGCGGCCTGTTCCTCTTGGGTCCAGCACAACGTCCATTCAGacatccccacagacggcgctaatgttcggtaggtcgggtaccggacggttcagGTTGATACTTTGGTTGATGAAAAGGGGGAAGTCGTCTGGTCTTGGGTTGCTGGATTGGAGGAGGTGTAACCGACTTCCCGAGCTCTTCGCGTGgagaggggggtgtcacctgcaaagacactccgacgctctagtcagtcgaGTGTGCAGGAGAAAAGTGAGAGAATGATATATgtcgtaccttgggggaggggtaggaccctccccatatataccatGTCAGAAGTGGGTCCCACAAGGACAAACCCACCTTCCTCGAAGCTTCCTTCACACAGCTGTAGTGgagctgtcagggacgcgtgtccgggtgaGAGGTTGAGCAACTCCGATCCAACCGTTCGAGTCGGGTGGTCCACGGGTCGAATCGGCCCGTATGCTGTTTAGGTCAGGCCGtaacactatatatatatacacacacgatAATAATGGTCCCAATCAATAACCTTTCGGTTGTACTCTAGGTATGAACTGTTATGTTATCTGTTCATATTATTTTATCTATTAACAATTTAATCACAAGTTTAATTGATTAACCCAATTTAACAAAAGGGGAGATTTGCCGGTCCAATCAACCATGTGGTGGATAGTAATTAATTCCTTTCACAACACAAAACAACAAACCAATGGATTAGTGGTCccaataattttttctttttaattttaataaccaGGCCTCGTTCATCCTTGCACTAACACAACCGAAGATGGTTAATACATTCAATAAAAAAGACTTAGAGCCTGACTGATTTGtgctttttattttcatttttgtttttaatatttttatttttaagatactgtgataaaaaaaattgacaatATAATagtgaaaacaattttttttttatatttgtcaacattttcatttttttttcataaaataccaaaaacaaaaaaatactgaaaataaaaacaaaaatcaattaaGTTCTTAAATTTCACAAAAATTCAATTTTGACTTTTACTctcaatattaaaaattattttaacaaaTACTCAAAAAATATTAAGATATGTCTTTAGACACATGGACTAAATTTACTTACGCTGTGTTTGTTTAGATGGAAATTGGGGGAAATTGAATATGAAcggaaagaaaaaggaagaaaatttgAAGTTTCACTTGTTTGGGAATGAAAGaaaatgtaaaaagaaaaatacaacagTAGCAAAAAGTGAATGAGACCCACCAAGAACTTTTCTCTCCAACTAAGGCGAAAAAATGGGAAGAAAACTCGTTTCACTGCATCATTTCCAAACCCTACCCTTTTCTTTTTCTGAAAACTCATCTTTAACATGAGATTCAGCTGTGCATGCTACCCACTTCCAACTCTATCAAGTATCAACTAGTGCAAGTGTTACTAACGTCATTCCTCCACCACTTCTCAATCATTCTGGTCACGGCATCTTACATCTACGGGTCAAATCTGGTAAGTTTTCTATGTTGCTCTTATTCACCTTTCATTCTTTATTAGATTCATAGATCTATGGGTCTCAGGTTCAATTTTGCAGTATAAGAACAAAGATTACATTTTAGTTTGAATTATGAGTTTGTTATATTatgaatataattaaattttgttgttattatttaatCACATTTATAAATATTTACATAATTATATACATAATAACATGACTACATAATATGAAAGGTAATATTGTCATTATATAACTTAATtcatttttctctctattttctttttcaaacaaacaacataaattatttatctttcaatatcTTTCTATCGTATTTTTCTTCCATCCAAACACAcccataaaaattaaatttcacttcaatttctttcctttctattttttttcactCAATTTCTCTCCTTCCTATTTCTTTCCCCCCTCAAACAAAGTGTTAAACTTTTGGTAAACTATTTAGTGTGTGTTTAGATTACAGTTTGCAAACcagagtttgcataaaattgattttgtaaaattgattttgatgataAGTTAGTTTgggttaacgtgatttatgtttggtaatcttTGTATtaaaattgattatagtaaaataaatgttgtttggattatactactcaaaattatttttagatgaaaaattactaaaatagacatcaATTTTATATACCTGCAAAATcagaatactataaaaaatatttatcatataaataaaataaatatcataaaaccaacaacatatattatatgaacaaaaaaataccataaaacgtaaataaaattcatatgaataaaatcaaataaaaataaaaaaatttcaatttgttagtgattgaaataaatctgaacgattttgatgaaaaaaatgGAACTAAAAAATTATGAAGAAGTAGGAAGAATTACAAAGAATGACTAATAATTACTAGTATCatttttatagaagaaaatgaagggtaGGGTTGGTAAAAAAGGAATATTTGAGCTTCTCCTAAACGTGAACGTAAAACGTGAAACGCAGAAGCTACAAATTTGAGCTCCTCCTAAACGTGGGTTCAGAGGCAGAATCAATTCTGCGTTCACAAGGATAAAAATGGCCAAACATAAGAGTGAAGCTTTCAAGAAGCTCAAACGTGCTTCTCTCCGCCCCAACGTGTTTGTCAAACACACCCTTAGTagcaaccaaaattccaaaaagtCTTTGCATGTTATCCTTGGGGCCACAGTAAAATGAGTCAAGTTCAACAATGTCATTTCCGTGTGGACAGctacacattttttttttttatttccatgCATCTAGCCTCTAGGATCACAAGATTGGTCCCTTTAAAAAGTTTCAAAACTaactttttttagtttttaacttataaaaagtaatagtattagtttttggtgcaatttttaaaatcaaattgcaacTTTTTAAGAAGCTATTTAAGAGCTTAtagagaatttaaaaaaaatgacttctctcataatactattactttttatcacatttttataaaataaacacttttaaaactaaaaacacaaacacaaaataacttatttacaagttacttttaatatagtcatttat is a window encoding:
- the LOC107635960 gene encoding uncharacterized protein LOC107635960 encodes the protein MRLNPLKCAFAMEAGKFLGFMITQRKVEANAEKCQAILQMKSPGCVKDVQRLSGRLTALSRFLGASAARALPFFNLMKKRIVFEWTPACEEAFKHFKEILATPPVLGKPKVGEPLYLYLAITDEALVAVLVWEEGKVQQPIYFVSKALQGAELRYSKLEKLALALLTSSRRLRGKNEPRYAIKAQAMADFLVEVAGDPTEEAGIWWRLHVDGDSNQTSGGAGIILESSAGVIYEQSIKFEFPVSNNQAEYEALLGGLILARKVGATRLEVCSDSQVVTSQVNESYQARDSLLQKYLDKVKELSKQFEEVAVQHVLRERNTRADLLSKLASTKPGAGNRSLIQGMIKEPAVALHLTKISPSWMDPITDYQENGKLP